In a genomic window of Quercus lobata isolate SW786 chromosome 4, ValleyOak3.0 Primary Assembly, whole genome shotgun sequence:
- the LOC115984110 gene encoding cytochrome P450 714C2-like, translated as MEANPVLMAKITVSVVIGGFIVLLMQLYNLLVLKPKLLRAKLQRQGIRGPSPSFFFGNIPEMKRIQLQVHATPKTTATKEYDHPDAIAHDWPSTIFPHLEQWRNEYGPIFLYSSGNIQLLCITDPEMVKEISLCTSLSLGKPSYLSKDRGPLLGQGILSSDGSIWAHQRKIIAPELYIDKVKGMVNLMVDSTTSMLRSWESRIENEGGIADIKINEDLRSLSADIISRACFGSNYSQGEEIFLKLNTLQGIMSKGNVGVPGFRFLPSKNNRAMWKLEEEINSMILKVVKQRTEASYEKDLLQMVLEGAKSYNDYYGPSTDSSRDKFIVDNCKNIYFAGHETTAITATWSLMLLAAHPEWQARARAEVLEICGGSPPDANMLRNMKTLTMVIQETLRLYPPAAFVIRAALEDITFKDIMISKGMNIQIPVPILQQQCDLWGPDAHEFNPERFAHGIVRACKTPQAYMPFGVGPRVCVGQHFAMTELKVILTLILSKFCFSLSPGYQHSPAFRLVIVPEHGVTLRVRTA; from the exons ATGGAAGCAAACCCAGTTCTAATGGCGAAGATCACTGTATCAGTTGTTATAGGAGGGTTTATAGTGTTGTTAATGCAACTCTATAACCTTTTGGTTTTGAAACCAAAACTTCTCAGAGCCAAACTTCAAAGGCAAGGTATAAGGGGaccttctccttcttttttctttgggaaCATCCCTGAAATGAAGAGAATTCAACTCCAAGTTCATGCAACACCAAAAACTACTGCTACAAAGGAGTATGATCACCCTGATGCTATTGCTCATGACTGGCCTTCCACTATCTTCCCACATTTGGAGCAGTGGAGAAATGAATATG GACCAATATTCTTATATTCATCTGGAAACATACAGCTATTATGCATAACAGATCCAGAGATGGTGAAGGAAATCAGCCTTTGCACTTCTTTGAGCCTTGGAAAACCTTCTTATCTATCCAAAGATCGTGGGCCGCTTTTGGGCCAAGGCATTCTGTCATCAGATGGCTCAATTTGGGCCCATCAAAGGAAGATTATTGCTCCTGAATTGTACATTGATAAGGTTAAG GGCATGGTAAACCTAATGGTGGACTCAACAACCTCAATGCTAAGAAGTTGGGAGAGTAGAATTGAAAATGAGGGAGGGATTGCAGACATTAAAATCAATGAGGATTTGAGAAGCCTATCGGCGGATATAATATCAAGAGCCTGTTTTGGAAGCAACTATTCCCAAGGGGAAGAAATATTCTTAAAACTCAATACTCTTCAAGGAATCATGTCCAAGGGAAATGTTGGAGTTCCTGGTTTTAG ATTCTTGCCAAGCAAAAACAATAGAGCTATGTGGAAACTTGAAGAAGAGATCAACTCAATGATATTAAAGGTGGTAAAGCAGCGCACTGAAGCATCATATGAGAAGGATCTTTTACAAATGGTTCTTGAGGGCGCCAAAAGTTATAATGACTATTATGGCCCATCAACAGATAGTTCTCGCGACAAGTTCATTGTGGATAATTGCAAAAACATATACTTTGCTGGCCATGAGACCACTGCCATCACAGCCACATGGAGCTTGATGTTGCTGGCTGCACATCCTGAATGGCAAGCTCGTGCTCGAGCTGAGGTGCTCGAAATATGTGGGGGTAGTCCACCAGATGCCAACATGCTCCGAAACATGAAAACa TTGACAATGGTTATCCAAGAGACATTGCGTCTTTACCCACCTGCAGCTTTTGTGATCAGAGCGGCCCTGGAAGACATTACATTCAAAGACATTATGATCTCAAAAGGTATGAACATTCAGATTCCAGTCCCAATATTACAACAGCAGTGTGATTTGTGGGGACCTGATGCACACGAATTCAATCCGGAAAGATTTGCTCATGGGATTGTTAGGGCTTGCAAGACTCCACAGGCTTATATGCCATTTGGAGTAGGGCCTCGTGTCTGTGTTGGCCAGCACTTTGCCATGACAGAACTGAAGGTTATTTTAACTCTTATTCTATCCAAGTTTTGCTTCTCACTATCGCCGGGATACCAACACTCCCCTGCATTTAGGTTGGTTATTGTACCTGAACATGGAGTCACTCTCCGTGTGAGGACAGCATGA